GCTGACGCCACCCCAAATCTTGAACAGATTATTATTTCATCCAATTATAATGAATTTCTTCTAGGTAGCATTGGCTATCTGTCCGTTGCCGGGTCGGCCGTAAAGCATATTTGGGTTGAAGGAGCTTACCTTTATGTGGACTGCTCGCAAACGACAGGTTTGGAAGACCTTTCCGTCACAGGATCGTATACCGCAGTTGCAGATCTTAATTTGTCCGGTTGCAGCCACTTGAAAAATCTGGATCTTATTTCCATCGAAGCACCTGTGATCGACCTTACGGACTGTACTTCACTCGAAACGGTTAAAATAGGACTTACGCTCGCGACTTCAATTCTCGCAAAGAATGGCGTAGCAGAACAATTTATTTTTGAGTATCCGGGTTTAGAGTGGATTTCGCCTGAAACCACTACCCTTAACGAGCGCTTTCCAAATCTGTCATTTTTCTGTATCGATGAAGACCAGATTGACACCATCACAAATGCGCTGACTACGTTGCCTGTAACCGTCGTGGATTCGTATTGTTCATTTGTTCCCGGAGGAGGATATAATACCATGTCAGGCTCTTTGGCTTTTGATGATGAAGGTGATGGATGCGATCCCAATGATATGGCTCCCACCTTTCTCACAGCAATAGGGATTAATATCGACGATCAGTACTACGAGACATTTTCTCAGGAAGGCGACTATGTGGCTTATTTACACGCCACCGGAAATTATACGGTACAACCGATATTGGTGGATAACCCATCTTACTTTTCGATTTCCCCGCCATTAATTCCGATAACGCTCAACGGTACTGACACTATCCCAGATCTCGACTTCTGCATTGCCCCTATTGGTGTCTATCATGATGTGGAAGTCACCATCGCACCCTTCGGCGTCATACGCCCGGGTTATGACGCGTCATACGCTATAACCTATCGCAACAAAGGCAACCAGGTAGAGAGTGGTCAGGTCAATTTCCAGTTCGACGATGATAAACTCGATTTCGTTTACGCCTCAATTACTCCCAACGCTATTGCAAGCGGAAGCCGAAGCTGGAACTTCTCAGGTTTGGGGCCCTATGAGAGCCGTTCCATCCTCGTAACGGTCCACGCGAACAGCCCCGTTGAAACGCCGGCGGTGAATATTGGGGATGTCATGACTTACAACAGCTATGTTTCCCTTTTGCAAACTGATGAGAATCCCGCGGACAACGCTTTTGCTTTTCATCACACGGTGGTGGGAGCCTATGATCCAAATGACATCACCTGTCTGGAAGGAGAGGTGGTCGACCCCTCGCTGATAGGCCAGTTCCTGCACTATAATGTGAACTTCGAGAACACCGGCAATTACCCAGCTGAAAATGTAGTGGTGCGTATGAAGATGGATGCGTCGAAATTTGATATGAATACACTCCAGTTCATCAACTCCTCCCACCAGCCCCGCGTGCAACGCAATGGCGATTTGGTCGAGTTTATTTTCGAAGGTATCCAACTCCAACCGGAAGCGAAGGGGAATGTCCTGTTCAAGATCAAAACGAAGAATACATTGGTAACCGGTAACTCCGTCAGCCAGAAAGCCGATATCTACTTCGACTTCAATGCGCCGGTGGCGACTAATACCGCTACGACGACTTTCCAACAACTTAGCACCGTTACGCCACCGGCGGAAGCCTTCATGCTATGGCCTAACCCGGCCTCGGACGTTATTACGATCTCAGGGGCTGTCAACATCGAAGCGATTTCCATCCTCAACCTGTTAGGGCAGGAGGTCTACAAACAGGATGGTAACGGGCGGGGCACGCAAGTGAACATCTCGTCACTTCCTTCAGGTAATTACCTTGTGCGGGTGAAAGCAGCAGAAGGGGAGCAGTTGCTGAAATTGGTGAAGAAATAGGGGCAACGCCCTAAAGTGGGCCTTTGAGCGATTCAGACGGGGGATTTGACTCACTTCTTGCGAAATCGTTTGAAAAAAGGAAGAATTAACGTTTTTCTTGCATTTGCCGATTTTATTTTAGGGCAAAAAGCGCTACGTTTGTAAGGTTCTTTACAAACGATTTTAGTACCCATTTTACATCATGTCAAAAACAGCTATATTGGAACTTGATGGCACCAAGTATGAGTTTCCGGTTTTGGTCGGAAGCGAAAACGAAGTGGCCATCGACATCAACAAACTCCGCGACCTGACAGGCGCTATCACGCTCGATCCGGGTTACAAAAACTCCGGATCCTGCAAAAGCGATATCACGTTCCTCGACGGAGAAGAAGGCATCCTTCGCTACCGCGGTTATGCTATCGAAGACCTAGCGGAAAAAGCCAATTTTCTAGAGGTTTCGTATTTGGTCATCTTTGGCGAGCTGCCTACCAAAGCCCAACTCGAACAGTTCGAGAACGACATCCGTAAATACTCCCTCGTCAACGAGGAAATGAAAAATATCATCGACGGGTTCCCGAAAACCGCACACCCAATGGGCGTGTTGTCGTCGCTCACAAGCGCCCTCACGGCCTTCAACCCTAAAGTCGTAAACGTCGAGAACGATAAGGAAATGTATGAAGCCATCGTCAAAACCATGGGGAAATTCCTCGTGCTGGCAACCTGGACGTTCCGCAAGGCGATGGGCTATCCGCTCAATTACTACGACAACACCAAAGGGTATGTCGAGAATTTCATGCGCCTGATGTTTGAATTGCCAACCGGACCCTATAAGGCAAATCCGGTGGTGATCGATGCACTCGATAAACTCTTCATCCTCCATGCCGATCACGAGCAAAACTGCTCGACATCAACGGTTCGCATGGTAGGCTCGTCCCACGCCGGTCTTTTTGCTTCGATCTCGGCGGGTGTTTCCGCACTTTGGGGTCCACTTCATGGTGGTGCCAACCAGGCGGTTCTCGAAATGCTCGAGGAAATCAACAAAGACGGCGGCGATACCGAGAAATTCCTCGCGAAAGCCAAAGACAAAAACGATCCGTTCCGCCTGATGGGCTTCGGTCACCGCGTCTATAAAAACTTCGACCCACGCGCCAAAATCATCAAGAAGGCAGCCGATGAGGTATTGGAGAACCTGGGTGTGGATGATCCGGTATTGGACATCGCCAAAAAACTGGAAGTCGCCGCGTTGAATGACGACTACTTCAAATCGCGTAACCTTTATCCAAACGTCGACTTCTATTCCGGTATCATCTACCGCGCACTCGGTATCCCAACCGACATGTTTACGGTGATGTTTGCCATCGGCCGGCTCCCGGGCTGGATCGCACAGTGGAAAGAAATGCGCCTCAACAAAGAACCAATTGGCCGTCCGCGCCAGATTTACACCGGACACCCTTTGCGTCCGTTTGTGGAAATGGACAAACGGTAATACGGATATGACACAGTGAAACACCTCTTCGGGGGTGTTTTTTTTTGATAGCCGCTCAATGCGTGGTGTTTACCTCATTTTTTTGTCCGAAACCGACTGAAGTCCTTCCTTCGTTCTGTAACCAAAAAATACAGCGCCATGGAACGAAAGGTTTTTCTTCGCAACAGTATCGGATTTCTGGGACTGGCCCTATCCGCACCCGAACTTTTCCGCACCGGTAAACCCGCCGCCGAAGCACCGCAATCTCCTTTGGATTGCACCATAGCGGCATCGGAAACCGCAGGGCCGTTCCCTACTATCAACCCGGCTAATTACAACCAGTCGAACATCGTAGGCGACCGCACAGGCGTCAACTTTACCGTCAACATTTATATTAAGAACAAAAACGCCAATTGCGG
This genomic interval from Flavobacterium sp. HJ-32-4 contains the following:
- a CDS encoding T9SS type A sorting domain-containing protein, giving the protein MKKLLLLLFLVSAGVQAQIVNIPDPVFKTFLLSGENQAQNAAGSYIAIDANNDGEIQQTEAGQVASLTIDVNGMTSMEGIGSFQNLQKVAIINSGYSVGCPITLQGLPNLEQVGIGIGYEVYVDITLNNLPSLKKIGFSNTDMFVHSIFITDCPNVETVEANHCWLGNAPFDLSAMHNLKTVDFFNVEVLGIDVHGTSVENISLEWCAAFWLNADATPNLEQIIISSNYNEFLLGSIGYLSVAGSAVKHIWVEGAYLYVDCSQTTGLEDLSVTGSYTAVADLNLSGCSHLKNLDLISIEAPVIDLTDCTSLETVKIGLTLATSILAKNGVAEQFIFEYPGLEWISPETTTLNERFPNLSFFCIDEDQIDTITNALTTLPVTVVDSYCSFVPGGGYNTMSGSLAFDDEGDGCDPNDMAPTFLTAIGINIDDQYYETFSQEGDYVAYLHATGNYTVQPILVDNPSYFSISPPLIPITLNGTDTIPDLDFCIAPIGVYHDVEVTIAPFGVIRPGYDASYAITYRNKGNQVESGQVNFQFDDDKLDFVYASITPNAIASGSRSWNFSGLGPYESRSILVTVHANSPVETPAVNIGDVMTYNSYVSLLQTDENPADNAFAFHHTVVGAYDPNDITCLEGEVVDPSLIGQFLHYNVNFENTGNYPAENVVVRMKMDASKFDMNTLQFINSSHQPRVQRNGDLVEFIFEGIQLQPEAKGNVLFKIKTKNTLVTGNSVSQKADIYFDFNAPVATNTATTTFQQLSTVTPPAEAFMLWPNPASDVITISGAVNIEAISILNLLGQEVYKQDGNGRGTQVNISSLPSGNYLVRVKAAEGEQLLKLVKK
- a CDS encoding citrate synthase, encoding MSKTAILELDGTKYEFPVLVGSENEVAIDINKLRDLTGAITLDPGYKNSGSCKSDITFLDGEEGILRYRGYAIEDLAEKANFLEVSYLVIFGELPTKAQLEQFENDIRKYSLVNEEMKNIIDGFPKTAHPMGVLSSLTSALTAFNPKVVNVENDKEMYEAIVKTMGKFLVLATWTFRKAMGYPLNYYDNTKGYVENFMRLMFELPTGPYKANPVVIDALDKLFILHADHEQNCSTSTVRMVGSSHAGLFASISAGVSALWGPLHGGANQAVLEMLEEINKDGGDTEKFLAKAKDKNDPFRLMGFGHRVYKNFDPRAKIIKKAADEVLENLGVDDPVLDIAKKLEVAALNDDYFKSRNLYPNVDFYSGIIYRALGIPTDMFTVMFAIGRLPGWIAQWKEMRLNKEPIGRPRQIYTGHPLRPFVEMDKR